One part of the Candidatus Eisenbacteria bacterium genome encodes these proteins:
- the mrdA gene encoding penicillin-binding protein 2, with product MGSPLSSHGDRTPRALVLGVLLVGLVGVAWLRLAQLQLGQFGQFRAMAENNSIRLKVVPAPRGEIFDCKGRLLADSHALFAVSVDVHRPAFARRPALLRLTLLRLAPLLNLADSTLQRIALTQSRGSMRPVRVAADLDLATLARIEEHRDELPGVEIETLPVRHYPCDTLAAHVLGYSSEITERELAATGDAYLPGDLYGQAGLENMYESWLRGRDGESLVEVNALGRVVGEMKDRPARAPERGKSLWLTLDLDLQRAAEEALSRWPRGAVVALDPRTGAILAMASRPAFDPNEFAHGVTARRWREIAEGAAFPLLNRAMQSAYPPGSTFKLVTASAGLRERLITPESRFQSCGGAFSLGNAVFHCWQHKGHGSLGLHDAIERSCDVYFYQVGLRLGVERLMRQAQELGLGVKTGVDLPSEQKGLVPTESWYLKRARAHGSNRRPGKGVAVNLSIGQGELLLTPLQIAMLAAQVGTGGRRARPYLVETVRDMDGRVWMRHHAETRDGVLGLDAAGVQQLRDAMEAAVENPSGTGGRARVPGVRVAGKTGTAQNPHGEDHAVFMAYAPADAPRIAIGVVIENGGHGASAAAPVAQRILAAMFAPQTLLPREGAARDSSGTARPAPAAAAVEDTSASD from the coding sequence GTGGGCAGCCCGCTGTCCTCCCACGGCGACCGCACCCCCCGGGCGCTGGTGCTGGGCGTGCTGCTGGTGGGCCTGGTGGGCGTGGCGTGGCTCCGCCTGGCGCAGCTGCAGCTGGGCCAGTTCGGGCAGTTCCGGGCCATGGCCGAGAACAACAGCATCCGCCTCAAGGTGGTGCCCGCGCCCCGCGGCGAGATCTTCGACTGCAAGGGCCGGCTGCTGGCTGACAGCCACGCGCTGTTCGCGGTCAGCGTGGACGTGCACCGCCCGGCGTTCGCGCGTCGACCCGCGCTGCTCCGGCTCACCCTGCTGCGCCTGGCCCCGCTCCTGAACCTGGCCGACTCCACCCTGCAGCGTATCGCGCTCACGCAATCGCGCGGCTCCATGCGCCCGGTGCGCGTGGCGGCCGATCTCGACCTGGCCACCCTGGCCCGCATCGAGGAACACCGCGACGAGCTGCCCGGGGTGGAGATCGAGACGCTGCCGGTGCGGCACTATCCCTGCGACACCCTGGCGGCCCACGTGCTGGGCTACAGCAGCGAGATCACCGAGCGCGAGCTGGCCGCCACCGGCGACGCCTACCTGCCCGGGGATCTCTACGGCCAGGCGGGCCTGGAGAACATGTACGAGAGCTGGCTGCGCGGGCGCGACGGCGAGAGCCTGGTGGAGGTGAATGCCCTGGGGCGCGTGGTGGGGGAGATGAAGGACCGCCCCGCGCGCGCGCCGGAGCGCGGCAAGTCGCTGTGGCTGACCCTGGACCTGGACCTGCAGCGGGCCGCCGAGGAGGCGCTCTCCCGGTGGCCGCGCGGCGCGGTGGTGGCGCTCGACCCGCGCACCGGGGCGATCCTGGCCATGGCCAGCCGGCCGGCCTTCGACCCCAACGAGTTCGCCCACGGCGTCACCGCCCGGCGCTGGCGGGAGATCGCGGAGGGCGCCGCCTTCCCGCTCCTGAACCGCGCCATGCAGTCGGCCTACCCGCCGGGCAGTACCTTCAAGCTGGTGACCGCCTCCGCGGGCCTGCGAGAGCGGCTGATCACGCCGGAGAGCCGGTTCCAGTCCTGCGGAGGCGCGTTCTCGCTCGGCAACGCGGTGTTCCACTGCTGGCAGCACAAGGGCCACGGTTCGCTGGGCCTCCATGACGCCATCGAACGCTCCTGCGACGTGTACTTCTACCAGGTGGGGTTGCGGCTGGGGGTGGAGCGCCTGATGCGGCAGGCGCAGGAGCTCGGCCTGGGAGTCAAGACCGGCGTGGACCTGCCCTCGGAGCAGAAGGGGCTGGTGCCCACGGAGAGCTGGTACCTCAAGCGCGCCCGGGCGCACGGGTCGAACCGCAGGCCCGGCAAGGGCGTGGCGGTGAACCTGTCCATCGGCCAGGGCGAGTTGCTGCTCACGCCGCTGCAGATCGCCATGCTGGCCGCGCAGGTGGGCACCGGCGGCCGGCGCGCGCGCCCCTACCTGGTGGAGACGGTGCGCGACATGGACGGTCGCGTGTGGATGCGCCACCACGCCGAGACCCGCGACGGCGTGCTGGGGCTGGACGCCGCCGGCGTGCAGCAGCTGCGCGACGCCATGGAGGCGGCGGTGGAGAATCCCTCCGGCACCGGGGGACGGGCCCGGGTGCCCGGCGTGCGGGTGGCCGGCAAGACCGGCACCGCGCAGAACCCGCACGGCGAGGACCACGCGGTGTTCATGGCCTACGCGCCCGCGGATGCGCCGCGCATCGCCATCGGCGTGGTGATCGAGAACGGGGGGCACGGGGCCAGCGCCGCCGCGCCGGTGGCGCAGCGGATCCTGGCGGCGATGTTCGCGCCGCAGACGCTGCTGCCGCGCGAGGGGGCGGCGCGCGATTCGTCCGGGACGGCGCGCCCGGCCCCGGCCGCGGCGGCCGTGGAGGACACCAGTGCCTCGGACTGA
- the mreD gene encoding rod shape-determining protein MreD yields the protein MNALWAGLHALWLFAALAGVGFLLQTDVASRMSILGARPDLVLAAVVLLARRRGPLAGTLAGFAAGLMTDGLTPDRLGLHALLLGSVGYFFGHLRVNLLWETPAAAALILFLAGLMHELLLRVLLSGGQWGAVGVSFVVNGVATAAYTAALVPLVAWAAPRVVRGKE from the coding sequence GTGAACGCGCTGTGGGCGGGCCTGCATGCGCTGTGGCTGTTCGCGGCGCTGGCCGGGGTGGGTTTCCTGCTGCAGACCGACGTGGCCTCCCGCATGAGCATCCTCGGCGCACGGCCCGACCTGGTGCTCGCCGCGGTGGTGCTGCTGGCGCGCCGCCGGGGCCCCCTGGCCGGCACCCTGGCCGGCTTCGCCGCGGGCCTGATGACGGACGGCCTCACGCCCGACCGCCTCGGGCTGCACGCGCTGCTGCTGGGCAGCGTGGGCTACTTCTTCGGCCACCTGCGGGTAAACCTGCTATGGGAGACCCCCGCCGCCGCGGCGCTGATCCTGTTCCTCGCGGGCCTGATGCACGAGCTGCTGCTGCGCGTGCTGCTCTCCGGCGGGCAGTGGGGTGCGGTGGGGGTGTCCTTCGTGGTGAACGGCGTGGCCACCGCCGCCTACACCGCGGCGCTGGTGCCGCTGGTGGCCTGGGCCGCCCCGCGCGTGGTGCGCGGGAAGGAGTGA
- a CDS encoding rod shape-determining protein: MFFDRLMGVVSSDVAIDLGTANTLVYVKGKGIVLNEPSVVAVDKVTGRVLAVGSEAKAMLGRTPEGITAVRPLKDGVIADFEVTEDLLRELIKKVQRRRFLVRPRIIICVPSGITEVEKRAVRDSAQHAGAREVFLVAEPVAAAIGVGLPVDTPTGNMVIDIGGGTTEIAVIALNGIVNETSIRVGGDEMDDAIVQYAKKVHNLLIGDQTAEQIKIRIGSAFELEEELEMEVKGRDLIGGIPKTVKITSEEVREALEEPIAQIEAALRQSLEKTPPELSADIVDRGIVMSGGGAMLRGLDKRMREATNLPIYVADDPLTCVVLGTGKVLDNLEQYEKVIMKSGKD, translated from the coding sequence ATGTTCTTCGACCGGCTGATGGGCGTGGTTTCCAGCGATGTGGCCATCGACCTGGGCACGGCCAACACCCTCGTGTACGTGAAGGGCAAGGGCATCGTCCTGAACGAGCCCTCGGTGGTGGCGGTGGACAAGGTGACCGGCAGGGTGCTGGCAGTGGGCTCGGAGGCCAAGGCCATGCTGGGCCGCACCCCCGAGGGCATCACCGCCGTCCGCCCGCTCAAGGATGGCGTCATCGCCGACTTCGAGGTCACCGAGGACCTGCTCCGCGAGCTGATCAAGAAGGTGCAGCGCCGCCGCTTCCTGGTGCGTCCGCGCATCATCATCTGCGTCCCTTCCGGCATCACCGAGGTGGAGAAGCGCGCGGTGCGCGACAGCGCGCAGCACGCGGGCGCGCGCGAGGTGTTCCTGGTGGCCGAGCCGGTGGCCGCGGCGATCGGCGTGGGGCTGCCCGTGGACACCCCCACCGGCAACATGGTGATCGACATCGGGGGCGGCACCACCGAGATCGCGGTCATCGCCCTGAACGGCATCGTGAACGAGACCTCCATCCGCGTGGGCGGCGACGAGATGGACGACGCGATCGTCCAGTACGCCAAGAAGGTCCACAACCTGCTGATCGGGGACCAGACCGCCGAGCAGATCAAGATCCGCATCGGCTCCGCCTTCGAGCTGGAGGAGGAGCTGGAGATGGAGGTCAAGGGTCGTGATCTCATCGGCGGGATCCCCAAGACGGTCAAGATCACCAGCGAGGAGGTGCGCGAGGCGCTCGAGGAGCCCATCGCGCAGATCGAGGCCGCCCTGCGCCAGTCGCTGGAGAAGACCCCGCCCGAGCTGTCCGCCGACATCGTGGACCGAGGCATCGTGATGAGCGGTGGGGGGGCCATGCTGCGCGGGCTGGACAAGCGCATGCGCGAGGCCACCAACCTGCCCATCTACGTCGCGGACGATCCGCTCACCTGCGTGGTGCTGGGGACCGGCAAGGTGCTGGACAACCTCGAGCAGTATGAAAAGGTCATCATGAAGAGCGGGAAGGACTAG
- the mreC gene encoding rod shape-determining protein MreC yields MDRVALVVYVPLALLALGLFLIRPEAPTMWVSRAAAALYLPFRLVSTTTQQLSSLLVERGQLATDSQELRRARRLLQELREENLLLREQAGFARRDTLHLLPAWVLAKLGDRLGTRVLINRGNQDGVRMGSAVLNRGGLVGRVDALEAHLARVRLLTHRASAVSARVERSRVEGVVEGDPLEGLRLRFVPSSADVRVGDEVVTSGLGGGFPEGLRVGRVRALGLEQGGLLRRIDIEPAAPPEHLEDVFVLVAPDSSRGWGYLWAQPKPPADSLAGSVRADGPTP; encoded by the coding sequence ATGGACCGCGTCGCGCTGGTGGTGTACGTGCCGCTGGCGCTGCTGGCGCTGGGCCTGTTCCTGATCCGCCCGGAGGCTCCCACCATGTGGGTCTCGCGGGCCGCGGCAGCGCTGTACCTGCCGTTCCGACTCGTGTCCACCACGACGCAGCAGCTGAGCTCGCTCCTGGTGGAGCGCGGGCAGCTGGCCACCGATTCCCAGGAGTTGCGCCGCGCCCGACGGCTGCTGCAGGAGCTGCGCGAGGAGAATCTCCTGCTGCGCGAGCAGGCCGGCTTCGCCCGCCGCGACACCCTGCACCTGCTGCCGGCATGGGTGCTGGCCAAGCTGGGCGACCGGCTGGGCACCCGCGTGCTGATCAACCGCGGGAACCAGGACGGCGTGCGCATGGGCAGCGCGGTCCTGAACCGCGGGGGGCTGGTGGGACGGGTGGACGCGCTGGAGGCGCACCTGGCGCGCGTGCGCCTGCTCACCCACCGGGCCAGCGCGGTGAGCGCGCGCGTGGAGCGCTCGCGCGTGGAGGGAGTGGTGGAGGGCGACCCGCTGGAGGGCCTGCGGTTGCGCTTCGTGCCTTCCTCGGCGGACGTCAGGGTGGGTGACGAGGTGGTCACCTCGGGCCTGGGCGGCGGGTTCCCCGAGGGACTGCGGGTGGGCCGGGTGCGCGCGCTGGGCCTGGAGCAGGGGGGGCTGCTGCGCCGGATTGACATCGAGCCCGCGGCCCCGCCCGAGCATCTCGAGGATGTCTTCGTGCTGGTCGCGCCGGACAGCTCGCGGGGCTGGGGCTACCTGTGGGCGCAGCCGAAACCGCCGGCCGACTCGCTGGCGGGCTCGGTGCGCGCGGACGGGCCCACGCCGTGA
- a CDS encoding rhomboid family intramembrane serine protease: MSREPMYFLYYLPIGTEVRLKRVPWVTLLLIALNLACFLVFRYDPKGYVLINAWALVPSQPSLVNAVMANFLHASWMHLAGNMLYLWLFGAPVEDRTGPVRALLAFLLCGAFSLLAHAWFLLTFTPQYQAVGVLGASGAVSGITGLFLVRFYYVRVRVGIPAMLLLRGVRRGSQVFLPALAAVAIWSGIQLVSAMIDLVQRRATTAYAAHIAGLAMGIALGYGFGLHRGAHAERLRTMADRWFRESEWYQAIEGYARFLAVVPADLGARLQLARAHMLTRQESAAVREYAHAVRAAVEAKDAPQLREAYLEMRHLLPLQGLPPSLQRAVAGTLEDTGYFFEAAEAWERCGRLEPQASRAVPALFRAARLAQDRLGDTARARDLYESVLARFPDSDAGDVARERLRHMEGYAEAS, from the coding sequence GTGTCAAGGGAACCCATGTACTTCCTCTACTACCTGCCCATCGGGACGGAAGTGCGGCTGAAGCGCGTGCCGTGGGTCACGCTGCTGCTCATCGCTCTCAACCTCGCCTGCTTCCTGGTCTTCCGCTACGACCCCAAGGGCTACGTGCTGATCAACGCGTGGGCGCTGGTGCCCAGCCAGCCCTCGCTGGTCAACGCCGTGATGGCGAACTTCCTCCACGCCAGCTGGATGCACCTCGCCGGCAACATGCTCTACCTGTGGCTGTTCGGTGCGCCGGTGGAGGACCGCACCGGACCGGTGCGCGCCCTGCTGGCCTTCCTGCTGTGTGGCGCGTTCTCCCTGCTGGCGCATGCGTGGTTCCTGCTCACCTTCACGCCCCAGTACCAGGCCGTGGGGGTGCTGGGCGCCTCGGGCGCGGTCTCGGGCATCACCGGCCTGTTCCTGGTGCGGTTCTACTATGTGCGGGTGCGCGTGGGCATCCCCGCGATGCTGCTGCTGCGCGGGGTGCGGCGCGGCTCGCAGGTGTTCCTGCCGGCGCTGGCCGCGGTGGCGATCTGGAGCGGCATCCAGCTGGTGTCCGCCATGATCGACCTGGTGCAGCGCCGCGCGACCACCGCCTACGCGGCGCACATCGCGGGCCTGGCGATGGGCATCGCCCTGGGCTACGGCTTCGGCCTGCACCGGGGCGCGCACGCGGAGCGGCTGCGCACCATGGCCGACCGCTGGTTCCGCGAGAGCGAGTGGTACCAGGCCATCGAGGGCTACGCGCGCTTCCTGGCGGTGGTCCCCGCCGACCTGGGCGCGCGCCTTCAGCTCGCGCGCGCCCACATGCTCACGCGCCAGGAGAGCGCGGCCGTGCGCGAGTACGCGCACGCGGTGCGCGCGGCGGTGGAGGCGAAGGACGCCCCGCAGCTGCGCGAGGCCTACCTCGAGATGCGCCACCTGCTGCCGCTGCAGGGCCTGCCGCCCTCGCTGCAGCGCGCGGTGGCCGGCACGCTCGAGGACACCGGCTACTTCTTCGAGGCCGCCGAGGCGTGGGAACGCTGCGGACGCCTGGAGCCGCAGGCCTCGCGCGCCGTGCCGGCGCTGTTCCGTGCCGCGCGGCTGGCGCAGGACCGCCTGGGCGACACGGCCCGCGCGCGCGACCTGTACGAGTCGGTGCTGGCGCGTTTCCCCGACAGCGACGCCGGCGACGTTGCGCGCGAGCGGCTGCGTCACATGGAAGGCTACGCCGAGGCGTCCTAG